One genomic region from Candidatus Woesearchaeota archaeon encodes:
- a CDS encoding SLAC1 anion channel family protein, with the protein MKKENKINLLRLQNFPISFFAIIVGMTGFTLLLMKIEELFELNSIFSTYSLYFTNFIFVIITLFYLIKLIKYRKDVVNEFHHPVKMNFFPLIAKSFIILSIIYLTIDLTISKYLWVIGAIFQFGFTITILSFWINKDKFKIKHMSPAWFVPIVGNILLPIAGIVHFNEYISWFFFSIGLVFWLILFVIFINRIIFHEPLESKLVPTFFIAFAPPAIGFIAYIKLVGEFDAFAKILYFLALFLFILIIAQYKMFSKIDFYLSWWVYSFPLAAITIATILFYHLSGEIFFKYLAAIMFFLFVVILVLLLVRTIYAISKKRICIEE; encoded by the coding sequence ATGAAAAAAGAAAATAAAATTAATTTATTAAGATTACAAAACTTTCCAATCTCTTTTTTTGCAATAATTGTAGGGATGACAGGTTTCACTTTATTACTAATGAAAATAGAAGAATTATTTGAATTAAATTCTATATTTAGTACATATTCATTGTATTTCACAAATTTCATTTTTGTAATTATCACATTATTTTATTTAATTAAATTAATTAAATATAGGAAAGATGTAGTTAACGAATTTCACCATCCAGTTAAAATGAATTTTTTCCCACTCATTGCAAAATCGTTTATTATTTTAAGTATAATTTATTTAACAATTGATTTAACAATTTCAAAGTATTTATGGGTGATTGGAGCTATTTTTCAATTTGGATTCACAATTACAATATTATCATTTTGGATCAACAAAGATAAATTTAAAATCAAGCATATGTCTCCAGCATGGTTTGTACCTATAGTTGGAAATATATTATTACCTATTGCAGGAATTGTACATTTTAATGAATATATCTCATGGTTCTTTTTTAGTATAGGTTTAGTATTCTGGTTAATTCTATTCGTAATTTTTATTAATAGAATAATCTTTCATGAACCACTTGAATCAAAATTAGTACCAACATTTTTTATAGCTTTTGCGCCACCTGCAATTGGATTTATAGCTTATATTAAATTAGTGGGAGAATTTGATGCATTTGCAAAAATCCTATACTTCTTAGCATTATTCTTATTCATTTTAATAATTGCACAATACAAAATGTTTTCAAAGATAGATTTTTATTTATCTTGGTGGGTATATTCTTTTCCACTTGCAGCAATAACAATTGCAACAATATTATTTTATCATTTATCTGGAGAAATATTTTTCAAATATTTGGCGGCAATTATGTTCTTTTTATTTGTAGTAATTTTAGTATTATTATTAGTAAGAACTATATATGCAATTTCAAAGAAAAGAATATGCATTGAAGAATAA
- a CDS encoding VTT domain-containing protein, with protein sequence MKKRLLKLKLILSTFTVILLSLALMNNLVSGDETNLLTFSIVNFLSYLFFLLLPAEGFFIYYLTQNNNHTSILIVTISTAIIAQISDYALGYLAAENIAVMIKKERYNRYRNWMIKYGYYAIFFFNLMPLSSPIVVLISGIMKLRLRRVIIVSFCGLTLKYSIIVIFYNLII encoded by the coding sequence ATGAAGAAAAGATTGTTGAAATTGAAACTTATTTTGTCAACATTTACAGTAATTCTATTAAGTCTTGCTTTAATGAACAATCTAGTTTCAGGAGATGAAACTAATTTGTTGACTTTTTCCATAGTTAATTTTTTATCTTATCTATTTTTTTTACTCCTTCCTGCTGAAGGCTTTTTTATTTATTATTTAACTCAAAATAATAATCATACATCAATTTTAATTGTTACAATATCTACTGCAATCATAGCTCAGATTAGTGATTATGCTTTAGGATATCTTGCTGCAGAAAATATTGCAGTAATGATTAAAAAAGAAAGATATAATCGATATAGAAATTGGATGATTAAATATGGATATTATGCTATTTTTTTTTTTAATTTAATGCCTTTATCTTCACCAATTGTAGTTTTAATTTCTGGAATTATGAAACTTAGACTAAGAAGAGTTATTATTGTAAGTTTTTGTGGACTTACTTTAAAGTATTCAATTATTGTTATTTTTTATAACTTAATAATTTAG
- a CDS encoding Ni/Fe hydrogenase subunit alpha — MTQEKTQTRKITLNHITKVEGHAEVDVSIKDGKVEHAHVHSIEGARYFEGLIRGRKFDEITMITSRICGICSCGHTIASIKAIENAFGIKATTQTDLLRELITIGERIRSHTSHIYFFSLPDYLGYSSAIDMAKKYNQEIKDCLEIVRVGNELVKLIGGRDMHPFVPVPGGFTNVHPQEKFDELLKNLKDVLPLTKKTIELFASLKVPDYNRDDTVFISLDNHKTFPLHTGEIISNTGLKFKPENYKDFLNEYFHNNSTAKFASIQGKEFATGALARMNNSFDKLSKSTKAIIKKLKINFPSSNLFDQNLAQALEILHWVERAIEIIENNKFKYETPIVPKLGDKEFYHGISAIEVPRGILFHDYTFNKEGILTTANIITPTVQNLADMEINVKGYLNQILEKEPEKDKDDLKLEIEKLVRAFDPCFSCSTHFLKVNWDEE, encoded by the coding sequence ATGACACAAGAAAAAACACAAACAAGAAAAATAACTTTAAATCATATAACTAAAGTAGAAGGTCATGCTGAAGTTGATGTATCAATAAAAGATGGAAAAGTAGAACACGCACATGTTCATTCAATTGAAGGAGCTAGATATTTTGAAGGTTTAATCAGAGGAAGAAAATTTGATGAGATTACAATGATTACTTCAAGAATTTGTGGAATCTGTTCATGTGGACACACAATTGCATCTATTAAAGCAATTGAAAATGCCTTTGGAATCAAAGCTACAACTCAAACAGATTTGTTAAGAGAATTAATAACAATTGGAGAGAGAATAAGGTCTCATACATCACATATTTATTTTTTTTCCCTTCCTGATTATCTTGGTTATTCATCCGCAATTGATATGGCAAAAAAATACAATCAAGAAATTAAAGATTGTTTAGAAATTGTAAGGGTTGGTAATGAATTAGTAAAACTAATTGGTGGTAGAGATATGCATCCATTTGTTCCGGTTCCAGGTGGATTTACAAATGTTCATCCTCAAGAAAAATTTGATGAACTTCTAAAAAATTTAAAAGATGTTTTACCTTTAACAAAGAAAACAATTGAATTATTTGCATCACTAAAAGTTCCAGATTATAATCGAGATGATACTGTATTTATTAGTTTGGATAATCATAAAACATTCCCACTTCATACTGGAGAAATAATTTCTAATACAGGTTTAAAATTCAAACCAGAAAATTATAAAGATTTTTTAAATGAATATTTTCACAATAATTCGACTGCAAAATTTGCATCAATTCAAGGGAAAGAATTTGCAACTGGGGCACTTGCAAGAATGAATAATTCCTTTGATAAATTATCAAAATCAACAAAGGCTATAATCAAAAAATTAAAAATCAACTTCCCTTCAAGTAATTTATTTGATCAAAACTTAGCGCAAGCACTTGAAATACTTCATTGGGTAGAGAGAGCAATTGAAATAATTGAAAATAATAAATTCAAATATGAAACTCCTATAGTTCCAAAATTAGGAGATAAAGAATTTTATCATGGTATCTCTGCAATAGAAGTTCCAAGAGGAATTTTATTTCATGATTACACATTTAACAAAGAAGGAATACTTACAACTGCAAATATAATAACTCCAACAGTTCAGAACTTAGCAGACATGGAAATAAATGTAAAAGGTTATTTAAATCAAATACTTGAAAAAGAACCTGAAAAAGATAAAGATGATTTAAAATTAGAAATCGAAAAACTAGTAAGAGCATTTGACCCTTGTTTTAGTTGTTCAACTCACTTTCTAAAAGTCAACTGGGATGAAGAATAA